In one Zobellia galactanivorans genomic region, the following are encoded:
- a CDS encoding four-carbon acid sugar kinase family protein has translation MEQTAILRSITEGDALPGYERAILKALETSPKSIVVLDDDPTGTQTIYDIPVITEWTQEILERELVDNRIFFILTNSRSLQAEEANSLAECIGQRLKIAADKLDKSVLVISRSDSTLRGHYPNEVEALVKGLGWKNTKQLLIPAFFEGGRYTFNDVHYVAEKQHFVPASKTPFAQDNTFGYSSSNLKEYILEKYGPRISPDEIGSISLTDLRASDLTKVQKALTSKTKTHFVVNATSYSDLQAIALSCLLHQGHLVFRSAASFVNALGGIAPKKCLEKGEILKNKVSYGALTVVGSYVPKTTAQLNYLKNRSSALFLELNANLVFDINAFSAQISDLAEQADKAIDKGQNVVIYTSRTIVKGADKKESLAIVNEVANGLNSLIRQLRVRPRYILAKGGITSSDIATKGLGVKRAMVLGQVIKGVPVWQLGNESKFPNLPYIVFPGNVGDEKAVAEVIELLN, from the coding sequence ATGGAACAAACGGCAATTTTACGTTCGATTACGGAAGGTGATGCGCTACCCGGATACGAAAGGGCTATTCTTAAAGCGTTGGAGACATCCCCCAAAAGCATAGTCGTTCTAGATGATGACCCCACCGGTACCCAAACCATATACGACATACCGGTAATAACGGAATGGACCCAAGAGATCTTAGAACGGGAACTAGTTGATAACCGTATTTTTTTTATCCTGACCAACTCAAGAAGTTTACAGGCCGAAGAAGCCAACTCCCTTGCCGAATGCATCGGTCAACGCTTAAAGATAGCGGCCGACAAACTTGATAAGTCCGTTTTGGTAATCAGCCGTAGCGACTCCACCTTACGAGGCCATTATCCGAACGAGGTAGAAGCCCTGGTCAAGGGATTAGGGTGGAAAAACACCAAACAACTGTTGATTCCCGCTTTTTTTGAAGGGGGAAGATACACCTTCAATGATGTGCACTACGTTGCCGAAAAGCAACACTTTGTACCAGCTTCCAAAACACCGTTCGCCCAAGACAATACTTTTGGCTATTCTTCATCCAACCTTAAGGAATACATTCTCGAAAAGTATGGGCCCCGCATATCTCCCGATGAAATCGGGTCGATATCGCTAACCGACTTACGCGCATCGGATTTGACGAAGGTCCAAAAAGCTTTAACCTCTAAGACGAAAACACATTTTGTTGTCAACGCCACAAGTTATTCCGACTTACAGGCCATAGCCTTGTCCTGTCTTTTACATCAAGGCCATCTCGTTTTTAGAAGCGCCGCCTCCTTTGTCAACGCCTTGGGAGGAATCGCCCCTAAAAAATGCCTTGAAAAAGGCGAGATATTAAAGAACAAAGTTTCCTATGGAGCCCTGACCGTTGTCGGTTCTTACGTCCCCAAAACAACGGCCCAATTAAACTATCTCAAAAACAGAAGCTCCGCCCTCTTCCTTGAGCTGAACGCGAATTTGGTCTTCGACATAAATGCCTTTAGCGCCCAAATATCCGATTTGGCCGAACAAGCCGACAAGGCCATAGACAAGGGGCAAAACGTTGTAATTTACACCAGTCGCACCATCGTAAAGGGCGCCGATAAAAAAGAAAGCCTGGCTATTGTCAACGAAGTGGCGAACGGACTGAACTCCCTTATAAGACAGCTAAGGGTTCGGCCGCGATATATACTGGCCAAAGGAGGGATAACGTCTAGCGATATCGCAACCAAGGGTTTGGGTGTAAAACGCGCCATGGTTCTCGGACAGGTCATTAAAGGGGTTCCGGTATGGCAATTGGGAAATGAGTCGAAATTCCCTAATTTACCTTATATCGTTTTCCCTGGAAATGTTGGTGATGAAAAGGCAGTGGCCGAAGTAATAGAACTTTTGAATTAA
- a CDS encoding LacI family DNA-binding transcriptional regulator, which produces MKQRPNKRNATLQDIAEKLNLSVSSVSRALKDNPRISGFTKEKVRRAAEELGYVSIDTLGLKKGSASKLIGVIVPKIGYHLYATAISGIEQIAEQFGMRIVVCQSNESSEREKDLVNELINIGVKGVIVSLASETKTFGHFEKLKRNGVPLVFFNRECNEVLTHKVTIDNRLAAYNAVQHLISIGCERIAYLGGPEILQINRDRAQGYKEALKEAGLRQDASLLRFSTFDRESAMSAARDLLYQSEYPDGILAFSDQMAISVMLAAKERGISIPEQLSIIGFNNEPVGELLEPSLTSIDQPAFAMGQESAKLLLQPSTEFKLNYEKKVLNSFIVIRNSTNKNKKN; this is translated from the coding sequence TTGAAACAGCGTCCGAACAAACGAAATGCCACTTTACAAGATATAGCCGAGAAGTTAAACTTATCGGTATCGTCCGTTTCGCGTGCGTTAAAAGATAACCCTCGTATCAGCGGTTTTACCAAAGAAAAGGTTCGACGTGCGGCCGAGGAACTAGGCTATGTCTCCATTGATACCTTAGGGCTAAAAAAAGGAAGTGCCTCTAAATTGATCGGGGTTATCGTTCCTAAGATCGGTTATCACCTATATGCAACGGCTATCAGTGGTATTGAACAAATAGCCGAGCAGTTCGGTATGCGCATTGTCGTTTGCCAAAGCAATGAATCGAGTGAACGCGAAAAAGATTTGGTAAACGAACTGATCAATATCGGGGTCAAGGGCGTAATTGTGTCCTTGGCCAGTGAGACCAAAACTTTTGGACATTTTGAGAAGTTGAAGCGAAATGGAGTCCCTTTGGTTTTCTTTAATAGGGAATGCAATGAGGTCTTGACCCATAAGGTAACGATAGACAACCGGTTGGCCGCCTATAATGCGGTACAACATTTGATTTCCATAGGATGTGAACGAATAGCCTATTTGGGCGGACCTGAAATCCTTCAGATCAATCGAGACAGGGCGCAAGGCTATAAGGAAGCCTTAAAGGAAGCCGGACTAAGGCAAGACGCAAGCTTGCTAAGGTTCAGCACCTTCGATCGCGAAAGTGCGATGAGCGCCGCTAGGGACCTGCTTTATCAGTCGGAATATCCCGACGGTATCTTGGCCTTCAGTGACCAAATGGCCATCAGTGTTATGTTGGCCGCAAAGGAAAGAGGGATTTCCATTCCAGAGCAACTCTCCATTATAGGTTTTAACAACGAACCGGTGGGTGAGCTGTTGGAACCCTCCCTAACCAGTATCGACCAACCGGCTTTCGCTATGGGGCAAGAATCGGCGAAGCTACTGCTGCAACCCTCTACCGAGTTTAAGCTGAATTATGAAAAGAAGGTGCTCAATTCCTTCATCGTGATACGGAATTCTACAAATAAGAATAAAAAAAACTGA
- a CDS encoding DUF5060 domain-containing protein, with amino-acid sequence MKKQFTLFWSLTALCFLFSAFKPHQQEVKVHTEEKGHVVVEAEDFYKQTNTDQRKWFVVDKGFSTDLKANDGDLHTQGANGGKYIEILPDTRTNHDEKLIVGVNFSNEPGKIGILHYRVNFSTPGRYYVWVRAYSTGSEDNGVHVGVDGTWPESGQRMQWCEGKDTWTWGNNQRTEERHCGIPGFIYLDIDKAGEHDIQFSMREDGFEMDQFILTTDRTFHPQKEEASSSDYKGLLATVKDVRPSAKIYPAQWFKSTKNSFYKDKEWLAIDPEKFKEAEASLAFDGAQGDYDVVLFTVGENDGRSVYTLKKNDQNFQDFRTPLSSNMFEEGLEYVKVYSNIKLNTDDVIGVKAVPKSRDGKEFSRARWSGLVLVKADTGKKLIQELQQEMAARTQMQITGELKKWHKVTLTFDGPNTSEDADYNPFMNYRFNVTFTHKQSGKSYLVPGYYAADGDAGQSSAKEGNKWRVHFAPDETGEWTYKVDFRKGNYAAVSTKPNTGLSGSYMDGATGSFKIDETDKTGNDFRAKGRLQYVGERYLKFAETGEYFLKQGPDAPENFLSYADLDGTFKNDGHKDNMVKTWSAHLQDYKQNDPTWKNGKGKAIIGALNYLASKGLNSVSFLTNNIAGDDQNVFPYVDYDTYDRIDISKMDQWEIIFEHAQKLGLFLHFKMFEVENQGLLDNGGVGANTKLYYRELMARFGHHLALNWNLCEENGEWVSNPTTPPQETEQRLAMTAYFKKNDPYHHHLVIHNGIEFDDLLGPDSGLTGPSVQTNKEDFSRVHKAVLHWLDASKKAGFQWAVAVDEPGDAQHSLITDGEDPDHDNARRNALWGTFMAGGWGNEWYFGYAHPHSDLTCEDYRSRDLFWDQAVHAMNFFKNNDIPFWETENRNDLVGNSKNENTVYCLAKENEVYMVYLNSQPTAQLDLSHASGEFEVLWFNPKKGGDLKKSKVKKVRGGGMVDLGKSPDKKQLDWTILVRRLK; translated from the coding sequence ATGAAAAAACAATTCACGCTTTTTTGGTCCCTGACGGCCTTATGCTTCCTTTTTTCCGCATTTAAGCCCCATCAACAAGAGGTCAAGGTGCATACCGAGGAAAAAGGCCATGTGGTTGTAGAAGCCGAAGATTTCTATAAGCAGACCAATACCGATCAACGAAAATGGTTTGTGGTCGATAAGGGCTTTAGCACCGATTTAAAAGCCAACGACGGCGATTTACACACCCAAGGGGCGAATGGCGGTAAGTATATAGAGATCTTACCCGATACGCGAACCAACCATGACGAAAAACTGATCGTTGGGGTCAACTTCTCCAATGAGCCTGGTAAAATCGGTATTTTACATTATAGGGTCAATTTTTCTACACCGGGGAGATATTACGTTTGGGTACGGGCCTATAGCACGGGTAGTGAAGATAACGGTGTTCACGTGGGTGTTGATGGAACCTGGCCTGAATCGGGGCAGCGTATGCAATGGTGCGAGGGTAAAGATACTTGGACTTGGGGCAATAACCAGCGCACCGAGGAAAGGCACTGTGGTATCCCAGGGTTTATTTATCTCGATATAGATAAGGCCGGTGAACACGACATTCAGTTCAGTATGCGTGAAGACGGTTTTGAAATGGACCAATTTATTTTAACCACCGATAGGACTTTCCATCCCCAGAAAGAAGAGGCCAGCTCTTCGGATTATAAAGGTTTATTGGCTACCGTAAAGGATGTGAGGCCAAGTGCCAAAATATATCCGGCACAATGGTTCAAGAGTACAAAAAACTCTTTTTATAAGGATAAGGAGTGGTTGGCCATAGACCCTGAAAAATTTAAGGAGGCCGAAGCTTCCCTTGCTTTTGATGGAGCCCAAGGAGACTATGACGTCGTATTGTTTACCGTAGGTGAAAACGATGGCCGCTCGGTTTATACCTTGAAAAAGAACGACCAAAATTTTCAAGATTTTAGAACGCCCCTAAGCAGCAATATGTTTGAGGAAGGACTTGAATATGTTAAGGTATACTCGAATATCAAGCTAAATACCGATGATGTTATTGGGGTGAAGGCCGTTCCCAAGAGCAGGGACGGTAAGGAGTTTAGCCGTGCCCGATGGAGCGGATTGGTATTGGTGAAGGCCGATACGGGTAAAAAATTGATACAAGAATTACAACAAGAAATGGCAGCCCGAACCCAGATGCAAATTACGGGCGAGCTTAAGAAGTGGCACAAGGTAACCTTGACCTTCGACGGTCCAAATACTTCGGAGGATGCAGATTACAATCCGTTTATGAACTATAGGTTTAATGTAACCTTTACCCATAAGCAGAGCGGTAAATCATATTTGGTACCGGGCTATTATGCCGCCGATGGGGATGCCGGACAGTCTTCCGCCAAGGAAGGCAACAAATGGCGTGTACATTTTGCTCCCGATGAAACAGGTGAATGGACCTATAAAGTAGATTTTAGAAAGGGAAATTATGCCGCTGTGAGCACCAAGCCCAATACAGGGTTAAGCGGCTCTTATATGGATGGCGCAACGGGTAGCTTCAAAATAGATGAAACCGATAAGACCGGCAACGATTTTAGGGCAAAAGGAAGGTTGCAGTACGTAGGCGAGCGTTATTTGAAATTTGCAGAAACTGGCGAGTATTTCTTGAAACAGGGCCCCGATGCTCCCGAGAATTTTCTATCGTATGCCGACCTTGACGGAACTTTTAAGAACGACGGACATAAAGATAATATGGTAAAAACTTGGTCGGCCCACTTGCAAGATTACAAGCAGAACGACCCCACATGGAAAAACGGAAAGGGGAAAGCCATTATCGGAGCCTTGAATTACCTGGCGTCTAAAGGCTTGAATTCCGTTTCGTTCTTGACCAATAATATCGCTGGAGACGATCAAAATGTTTTTCCGTATGTCGATTACGATACCTATGATCGAATCGATATTTCGAAAATGGACCAGTGGGAAATTATTTTTGAGCACGCCCAAAAACTGGGATTGTTTTTACACTTTAAGATGTTTGAAGTGGAAAACCAAGGTCTATTGGACAATGGAGGGGTAGGAGCGAACACGAAATTGTACTACCGCGAGCTTATGGCGCGCTTCGGACATCACCTGGCATTGAACTGGAATCTTTGTGAGGAAAATGGGGAGTGGGTAAGCAACCCTACAACACCACCGCAGGAAACCGAACAACGTTTGGCCATGACCGCGTATTTTAAAAAGAACGACCCCTATCACCATCATTTGGTCATCCACAACGGAATTGAGTTTGATGATTTGTTAGGACCGGACAGTGGTCTTACGGGACCTTCGGTACAGACCAACAAAGAAGATTTCAGTAGGGTTCACAAGGCGGTATTGCATTGGCTAGACGCCTCTAAAAAAGCAGGTTTCCAGTGGGCCGTAGCGGTCGATGAACCTGGTGATGCACAACATTCATTGATTACCGATGGAGAAGATCCGGATCATGATAATGCCCGTAGAAATGCACTTTGGGGCACTTTTATGGCCGGCGGATGGGGCAATGAATGGTATTTTGGATATGCGCATCCCCATTCAGACCTTACCTGTGAAGATTATCGTTCTAGGGACCTCTTCTGGGATCAAGCGGTACATGCCATGAATTTCTTTAAAAACAACGATATTCCTTTCTGGGAAACAGAAAACAGAAATGATCTGGTAGGCAATAGCAAGAATGAAAACACGGTGTACTGTTTGGCCAAGGAAAATGAGGTCTATATGGTATACTTGAATTCACAGCCTACGGCCCAACTAGATTTGTCCCATGCTTCCGGAGAGTTTGAGGTACTTTGGTTCAATCCTAAAAAAGGAGGGGATCTCAAAAAATCGAAGGTTAAGAAAGTAAGAGGGGGAGGTATGGTCGACCTAGGGAAGTCTCCCGATAAAAAGCAGCTAGATTGGACTATTTTGGTACGTAGGCTTAAATAA
- a CDS encoding tartrate dehydrogenase encodes MGKTYKIAVVKGDGIGSEIVPAGVSVLEAVAAKHNFSLDTTDFSWGAGHYLKHGEFMPSDGIEQLKAFDAIYFGAVGLPAVDDTLPARDYTFKVRTQLEQYVNYRPVKLFSGVKSPLRDKTEKDIDFVILRENNEGEFVQNGKILYPDTPNGVAVDTSMVTRLGVERIAHYAFKLARKRRKHVTNVTKSNTLIYTLGFWDKVIAEVAEQYPDVTYTKMYIDNASASFVLKPEVFDVIVTTNMMGDILSDLGGAIMGSLGLGGSGNINPENNFPSMFEPIHGSAPDIAGQNIANPIGQIWSAAIMLEHLGESEAAQDILAGIEHTTAKGNLTKDLKGNATTSEVAESVVAFIKAN; translated from the coding sequence ATGGGCAAAACATATAAAATAGCCGTTGTAAAAGGAGACGGCATAGGATCCGAAATTGTACCAGCGGGCGTATCCGTATTAGAGGCCGTGGCAGCAAAACACAATTTTTCCCTAGACACTACCGATTTTTCATGGGGTGCCGGTCATTATTTAAAGCATGGGGAATTCATGCCCTCAGACGGCATAGAGCAACTAAAGGCCTTTGATGCCATATACTTTGGGGCGGTTGGCCTACCTGCGGTGGATGATACCCTTCCGGCAAGGGACTACACGTTTAAAGTACGTACCCAACTGGAGCAATATGTCAACTACAGACCGGTAAAACTTTTTTCCGGGGTAAAAAGTCCCCTAAGGGACAAAACCGAAAAAGACATCGATTTTGTCATTCTTCGTGAGAACAACGAAGGGGAATTTGTCCAAAACGGCAAAATACTTTACCCTGACACCCCCAATGGCGTCGCCGTCGACACCAGCATGGTCACCCGATTAGGCGTTGAACGTATCGCCCATTACGCCTTTAAATTGGCCCGCAAGCGCCGAAAGCACGTGACCAACGTAACCAAATCGAACACCTTGATCTACACCTTGGGCTTTTGGGACAAGGTCATAGCGGAGGTTGCGGAGCAATATCCTGATGTTACCTATACGAAAATGTACATTGACAATGCTTCGGCCAGCTTTGTTTTGAAACCTGAAGTTTTTGATGTTATCGTCACTACCAATATGATGGGCGACATCCTCTCCGATCTTGGCGGTGCCATAATGGGAAGCTTAGGCCTCGGCGGTAGTGGAAACATCAACCCTGAAAATAATTTTCCTTCAATGTTCGAGCCTATTCACGGTTCTGCACCCGATATTGCAGGACAGAACATTGCCAACCCTATAGGTCAAATCTGGTCCGCGGCCATCATGCTGGAACATTTGGGCGAATCAGAGGCTGCCCAGGATATTCTTGCCGGTATAGAACACACTACCGCCAAGGGCAATTTAACCAAGGACCTCAAAGGAAACGCCACAACTTCCGAAGTGGCAGAAAGTGTAGTCGCATTCATAAAGGCCAATTAA
- a CDS encoding FAD:protein FMN transferase, with amino-acid sequence MKRILLALCVFTAIYARSQESYSRTLRLMGSRFDITVVDTDSTKAHRYIDMAVADISRIEKLISSWDSLSQTSRINKNAGIRPVKVDKELFDLIERSLAISQLTDGAFDISYASMDALWKFDGSMTTIPAPEAIKRSVSRVGYKKIVLNRENRTVFLKEKGMKIGFGGIGKGYAADHAKKMLMSEGVVSGIINASGDMNTWGKQANGEPWKVAITNPMDKNKVFALLPIQHGAVVTSGNYEKYVTFNGIRYSHIIDPRTGYPSAGIISATVFAPKAELADALATSVFVMGKEVGLNRINQIPNVECILIDGKGNIHTSDKIEIEKL; translated from the coding sequence TTGAAGAGGATATTATTAGCCCTTTGCGTGTTTACCGCTATATACGCTCGATCACAAGAAAGTTATAGCCGTACCCTAAGGCTTATGGGCAGCAGGTTCGACATCACCGTTGTCGATACCGATTCGACCAAGGCCCATAGATATATTGATATGGCCGTTGCCGATATTTCAAGAATTGAAAAATTGATTTCTTCTTGGGACAGTCTGTCGCAGACCTCACGAATCAATAAAAACGCAGGAATCAGACCGGTAAAAGTCGACAAAGAACTGTTCGACCTTATCGAACGGTCCCTTGCCATTAGCCAACTCACCGACGGTGCTTTTGACATTAGTTACGCCTCCATGGATGCCCTTTGGAAGTTTGACGGGAGTATGACCACAATTCCCGCCCCCGAAGCCATAAAACGATCCGTTTCTAGAGTCGGTTATAAAAAAATCGTTTTAAACAGAGAAAACCGCACCGTCTTTCTAAAGGAAAAGGGCATGAAAATAGGTTTTGGGGGCATAGGGAAAGGCTATGCGGCCGACCATGCCAAAAAAATGCTCATGAGCGAAGGTGTGGTTTCCGGTATCATCAATGCCTCTGGCGATATGAACACATGGGGCAAACAAGCAAACGGCGAGCCTTGGAAAGTGGCCATCACCAATCCGATGGATAAAAATAAGGTGTTTGCACTGCTTCCCATACAACACGGAGCCGTTGTAACCTCTGGCAATTACGAAAAATACGTAACGTTTAACGGTATTCGTTATTCCCATATCATCGACCCGAGAACAGGCTATCCGTCCGCGGGCATCATCAGCGCAACCGTATTCGCCCCAAAAGCCGAACTTGCCGACGCCTTGGCCACTTCGGTCTTTGTTATGGGGAAGGAAGTCGGGCTTAACAGAATCAACCAGATACCGAATGTTGAATGCATTTTAATTGACGGGAAAGGAAACATCCATACATCCGACAAAATAGAAATAGAAAAATTATGA
- a CDS encoding MFS transporter yields MKEHGYFPKRYFMVVGTFLLALLLYIDRICISVAKDPISEALNLSDKQMGWILASFSLGYAFFQTPSGILADRFGPRRVLTMIVTLWSVFTALTGAAFNFISLLIVRFLFGAGEAGAFPGMSRAIFSWIPLKERGLVTGINFSGSRLGAAFALPAVAWMVNDFGWRITFFILGAVGVLWALAWYFLFRDTPEEHNGISKVEKEFIIASRQNKKATKTKEKIHFGTLLKSRNMWLAMGQYFASNFTFFFALTWLFPHIKSEYGLETVEAGFYSAIPLTFGAIGNWVSGWLIDRIFKNGNWNKSRILPASIGFGLAAIGLLGSIYMDSAVGAIVFLSIAIFGADMTLPPSWAFCVDIGQKHSGTVSGTMNMAGNIGAFITALLFPYLLAWTGSTTLFFIVGAALNIMAIFIWYNMKPSKHFSLY; encoded by the coding sequence ATGAAAGAACACGGTTATTTCCCTAAACGTTATTTTATGGTGGTCGGCACATTTTTGCTGGCCCTGCTTTTATATATTGACCGCATCTGTATTTCTGTTGCCAAAGACCCCATTTCGGAAGCCCTGAACCTCAGCGACAAACAAATGGGATGGATTCTAGCCTCCTTTTCCCTTGGCTATGCCTTTTTTCAAACCCCGTCGGGTATTTTGGCCGACCGCTTCGGGCCACGCCGGGTACTCACTATGATCGTAACCTTATGGTCGGTGTTTACCGCATTGACGGGAGCAGCATTTAATTTTATATCGCTTTTGATCGTACGTTTTCTCTTTGGCGCGGGTGAGGCGGGTGCCTTTCCCGGCATGTCAAGGGCCATTTTTAGCTGGATCCCCCTAAAGGAACGGGGATTGGTAACCGGCATCAATTTTTCCGGTTCTCGACTAGGTGCGGCCTTCGCCCTACCTGCCGTTGCCTGGATGGTAAACGACTTCGGATGGAGGATCACCTTTTTCATTTTAGGTGCCGTTGGCGTGCTCTGGGCATTGGCCTGGTACTTTTTATTCCGTGACACCCCCGAGGAACACAACGGTATTTCAAAGGTGGAAAAGGAATTTATCATTGCCTCCCGACAAAACAAAAAAGCTACAAAAACCAAGGAAAAAATACATTTCGGAACCCTGCTTAAATCAAGGAACATGTGGTTGGCCATGGGCCAGTACTTTGCCAGTAATTTCACCTTTTTCTTTGCCCTTACCTGGCTCTTTCCCCATATAAAGAGCGAATACGGACTAGAAACGGTCGAGGCCGGATTCTACTCGGCCATACCCCTCACTTTTGGGGCCATAGGCAATTGGGTCTCAGGCTGGCTGATCGACAGGATATTCAAAAACGGCAATTGGAACAAATCGAGAATATTGCCCGCATCTATCGGTTTTGGCCTTGCGGCCATTGGTCTTTTGGGAAGTATTTATATGGATTCGGCCGTTGGAGCCATTGTTTTTCTAAGTATCGCTATTTTTGGGGCGGACATGACCCTTCCCCCATCTTGGGCCTTTTGTGTTGATATTGGCCAAAAGCACTCGGGAACGGTATCGGGCACAATGAACATGGCCGGAAACATAGGAGCCTTTATTACAGCCCTATTATTCCCTTATTTATTGGCATGGACAGGTTCCACTACCCTATTTTTTATAGTAGGTGCGGCCCTCAACATTATGGCCATATTCATTTGGTACAATATGAAACCATCAAAACACTTTTCACTATACTAA
- a CDS encoding cyclase family protein produces the protein MGEKRIIDLTQTIGNHMPGASIENAKTVADDGWNATTLHLYSHSGTHMDAPIHFETTDQTIDELPVSHFISEAWVVDITSISPSEEIKVSHLGDVAHSFRKGESILLRSGWSKRAGTDSYRNSLPRIGKELALWLGNNGVNILGVEPPSVADVNNIEEVTEIHTILFKNKVIIIEGLTNLEALSKPKVTLIALPLKVAKGDGAPARVIAIETEN, from the coding sequence ATGGGTGAAAAACGAATCATAGACCTAACACAGACCATTGGCAACCATATGCCCGGGGCATCCATAGAAAATGCTAAAACAGTAGCCGATGATGGATGGAACGCCACCACCTTGCACCTATACTCGCATAGTGGCACCCATATGGACGCCCCGATTCATTTTGAAACCACTGATCAGACCATAGACGAGTTGCCGGTAAGCCATTTTATTTCAGAAGCCTGGGTCGTAGATATCACTTCCATCTCCCCTAGCGAAGAAATAAAGGTTTCCCATTTGGGAGACGTGGCCCATTCGTTCAGAAAAGGGGAAAGCATATTATTGCGTTCCGGTTGGAGCAAGCGGGCGGGGACCGATAGTTATAGAAACAGCTTACCGCGTATCGGCAAGGAGCTCGCCCTTTGGCTCGGCAACAACGGCGTTAACATATTGGGCGTGGAACCCCCATCGGTGGCGGATGTCAACAATATTGAAGAGGTTACCGAAATACACACGATCTTATTTAAGAACAAGGTAATCATCATAGAAGGGCTAACCAACCTTGAGGCACTCTCAAAACCCAAGGTCACGCTCATCGCCCTTCCTTTGAAAGTAGCAAAAGGCGATGGCGCGCCGGCCCGGGTCATAGCTATAGAAACTGAAAATTAA
- a CDS encoding Gfo/Idh/MocA family protein, with product MKKLTGVCIGAGYFSQFHFDAWQRIENVEIAAICDHQLAKAQTVCDTYGFKKAYDDVVTMLETEKPDFVDIITPPETHLELCKLAIANGIDIICQKPLAPTYGESVQIAEMIKSSGVRMMVHENFRFMPWYREIKKLLEQNTIGDKIQTIQLRMRMGDGWQDDAYMNRQPYFRKMDRLLIYETGIHFIDVFSFLGGNIKSVYAKLRTLNPNIKGEDFAWVNFDFENGTLGFLDASRYNENTAEDPRLTFGSVLIDGPKGSIRLYDDGTITVQPLGKKETKHTYHFENKNFSGDCVFATQSHFIERLCDNKPFETEVSKYLKNIEVQDAIYRSNDEKSPVNIA from the coding sequence ATGAAAAAGTTAACAGGAGTATGTATCGGGGCAGGTTATTTTAGTCAATTTCACTTTGATGCCTGGCAACGCATAGAGAATGTAGAGATTGCAGCCATTTGCGACCACCAACTCGCAAAGGCCCAAACCGTTTGTGACACCTATGGTTTCAAAAAGGCCTATGACGATGTGGTTACCATGCTCGAAACGGAAAAACCTGATTTCGTTGATATTATAACACCCCCTGAAACCCATTTAGAACTCTGTAAACTTGCCATTGCAAACGGAATCGATATCATCTGTCAAAAACCCTTGGCCCCTACTTATGGGGAGTCCGTTCAAATAGCAGAAATGATAAAAAGCTCGGGAGTCCGTATGATGGTACACGAGAATTTCCGGTTTATGCCATGGTACCGCGAAATCAAAAAGCTATTGGAACAGAATACAATAGGCGACAAAATACAGACCATTCAACTTCGTATGCGCATGGGAGATGGCTGGCAAGACGACGCCTATATGAACCGACAACCTTATTTCCGTAAAATGGACCGCCTGCTTATCTATGAGACCGGTATCCATTTTATTGACGTCTTCAGCTTTTTGGGAGGAAACATCAAAAGTGTTTACGCCAAGTTACGCACCTTGAACCCCAATATTAAAGGGGAGGATTTTGCTTGGGTAAATTTTGATTTTGAAAATGGAACCCTAGGCTTTTTAGATGCGAGCCGTTATAACGAAAATACGGCCGAAGACCCCAGGTTGACCTTTGGCTCGGTACTGATCGATGGTCCCAAGGGCAGCATAAGGCTCTATGACGACGGCACCATTACCGTGCAGCCCCTCGGCAAAAAAGAAACCAAGCACACCTACCACTTTGAGAATAAGAACTTTTCGGGCGATTGTGTCTTCGCCACACAATCACATTTCATAGAACGACTGTGCGATAACAAGCCCTTTGAAACGGAGGTATCTAAATACCTAAAGAACATAGAGGTTCAAGATGCCATCTACCGTTCCAACGATGAAAAATCGCCTGTCAACATCGCGTAA